From one Chryseobacterium sp. 3008163 genomic stretch:
- the mscL gene encoding large conductance mechanosensitive channel protein MscL: MGFVKEFKEFAIKGNAFDLAVGVIIGGAFGKIVTSVIDDLIMPIVAAIVGKPDFSSIYFAMGKGAENIPAGSTLAKAKELAPDAAIFAYGNFITVAINFILLAIVVFSLVKTINRMRKTEAETPAAPAAPTATEQLLVEIRDELKKK; the protein is encoded by the coding sequence ATGGGATTTGTAAAAGAATTTAAAGAATTTGCAATTAAAGGAAATGCCTTTGATCTGGCTGTCGGTGTAATTATAGGTGGTGCTTTTGGCAAAATTGTAACCAGTGTTATAGATGATTTAATTATGCCAATCGTTGCCGCTATAGTTGGAAAACCAGACTTCAGCAGTATCTATTTTGCGATGGGGAAAGGAGCTGAAAATATTCCGGCAGGATCCACATTGGCAAAAGCAAAGGAACTTGCTCCGGATGCTGCAATTTTTGCTTATGGTAATTTCATTACAGTTGCTATTAATTTTATACTTCTTGCTATAGTTGTGTTCAGTCTGGTAAAAACAATCAACAGAATGAGAAAAACTGAAGCTGAAACTCCGGCAGCTCCGGCAGCACCAACTGCAACGGAACAATTACTTGTGGAGATTCGTGATGAACTTAAGAAAAAATAG
- a CDS encoding NAD(P)H-hydrate dehydratase produces MKILTAENIRLADEFTIKNEPVSSILLMERASSACVNWIVGNCKKHTKFAVFCGNGNNGGDSFAIARLLYLKGFDVHIFVDQSNEKFSENAGINYKRLKEFSGISIHDFKDIDSVQFDHETIIIDALFGTGLSRKLDGISEDLIEKLNDFKQIKISIDVPSGLFSDKILEENQTVFKADYTLSFKFWKRSFLHPETGYFAGKVVILDIDLSEEFIEKHATDYYVIDDEMIAEIFQPRNNFAHKGTYGKSIIVGGSYGKIGAAILATKSALKTGSGLTFVMAPNCGYEILQTTCPEAMFISGGEKLIEEIEIQENSIYGIGPGLGTDSLTEKALLKFLEQSSKPLLLDADALNSIAKNRDSINLIQKNSIITPHPKEFERLFGSTENSFERLELGRTKAKELQIFIVLKDHHTQVITPEGNVFYNITGNSGLAKGGSGDVLTGIITSLLAQNYSSENACVLGVWLHGKAADFAAQKFSKEAMLPTDVIDELGNVFLELNKKATTQL; encoded by the coding sequence ATGAAAATTTTAACAGCAGAAAACATCAGATTAGCGGATGAATTTACCATAAAAAATGAACCTGTTTCTTCAATTTTATTAATGGAAAGAGCTTCTTCCGCTTGTGTAAATTGGATTGTTGGAAATTGTAAAAAGCATACAAAATTTGCGGTTTTTTGTGGAAATGGGAATAACGGCGGAGACAGTTTTGCTATTGCCAGATTATTGTATCTGAAAGGCTTTGATGTACATATTTTTGTTGATCAGTCAAATGAGAAATTCTCAGAAAATGCTGGAATTAATTATAAAAGATTAAAAGAATTTTCTGGGATTTCGATTCATGATTTTAAAGATATTGATTCTGTTCAGTTTGATCATGAAACGATTATAATCGATGCGCTTTTCGGAACGGGATTATCCCGAAAATTAGATGGGATTTCTGAAGATTTAATTGAAAAATTGAATGATTTCAAGCAAATAAAAATTTCTATTGATGTTCCTTCAGGATTGTTTTCTGATAAAATTTTAGAAGAAAATCAAACTGTTTTTAAAGCTGATTATACTTTAAGTTTTAAGTTTTGGAAACGAAGTTTTTTACATCCTGAAACCGGATATTTTGCAGGTAAAGTTGTGATTTTAGATATTGATTTAAGTGAAGAATTTATAGAAAAACACGCAACAGATTATTATGTGATTGATGACGAAATGATAGCGGAAATTTTTCAGCCAAGAAATAATTTTGCACACAAAGGAACTTACGGAAAATCGATTATTGTTGGTGGAAGTTATGGGAAAATAGGTGCTGCAATTTTGGCTACAAAATCAGCTTTGAAAACAGGTTCAGGATTAACTTTTGTTATGGCACCCAACTGTGGATACGAAATACTTCAGACGACTTGCCCGGAAGCTATGTTTATTTCTGGTGGCGAAAAATTAATAGAAGAAATTGAAATTCAGGAGAATTCAATCTATGGAATTGGTCCGGGTTTAGGAACGGATTCTTTAACGGAAAAAGCATTGTTGAAATTTTTAGAACAAAGTTCAAAACCATTGTTACTAGATGCGGATGCTTTAAATAGTATTGCTAAAAATAGAGACAGTATCAATTTAATTCAAAAAAACTCAATTATTACTCCACATCCTAAAGAATTTGAGCGATTGTTTGGTTCGACTGAAAATTCATTTGAGCGACTAGAACTGGGAAGGACTAAAGCAAAAGAATTACAAATCTTTATTGTTTTAAAAGATCATCACACGCAAGTTATTACTCCAGAAGGTAATGTGTTTTATAATATCACCGGAAACTCAGGTTTGGCAAAAGGTGGCAGCGGAGATGTTTTGACGGGGATTATTACTTCACTTTTAGCTCAAAATTATTCTTCCGAAAATGCTTGTGTTTTAGGAGTTTGGCTTCACGGAAAGGCTGCAGATTTTGCTGCTCAGAAATTTTCAAAAGAAGCCATGCTACCGACTGATGTTATTGATGAACTTGGAAATGTATTTTTGGAACTCAACAAAAAAGCCACAACTCAGTTGTGA
- a CDS encoding DUF2339 domain-containing protein produces the protein MDFLLTSISQILIFDDKSRYMSSISSLIVMLIVILILVYYRLNRRIEILEKKISDLSKKEIPSVEKTENEDNIPEPIQFISQNTGVESPNIIATNFEEPEPQKDWLTPIFDFLKQNALTIIGIFTLVLGIGYFVKYAIDKNWIGETSRAGIGFIVGISIIGIGHFLRKNYTVFSSIITGGGVAVLYFTTTIAFREYQIFSQNTAFLITCLITVISIALSYYYKSEILIIFSLFGGFLAPLMISTGQSNYIFLFTYLSVLNIGMLIIAYLKHWKSIGWISLIFTSIYLFAWTTDHPMLTSIPFYSITYIIFYAFALQNYIKKNLLLQLDILMLVLINFSAVSGLVYIFNELQMFPVSVFPVAFAIINAIGLYREYQKKNFGINYSVFASITVSLITIAFALELKTHLTTSVWAIEASLLLYIWKKTNHKIFKVFFYVLFPMVILSQMITWARYFDSASLNVILNPVFITSLVVIGSCFMNLFLLKKDSEEEKSELEFYENVFKFLCISVIYFSVLFEIIYHISDESWVFILTIGFLFTLYYLFALILFGKKLSISRDFQTGMIYLFLLLLFTHISSSQVATEIISKQIEVGFYFIHLLYILPLIYLILKIIPKSDFIKNNLAYWVTSLIIVLAFSFELFRTYLLINANNLDEIYTLQNHFSILYLPITWAVLACLFIYFGLKKEIPEFNKIGFSLLGIMVLKLYAYDVWQMDNVSRIIAFIILGIILLLSSFMFQRLKNMIRNLVGKKDEALEENQ, from the coding sequence ATGGATTTTTTATTGACCTCTATTTCTCAAATTCTTATATTTGATGACAAATCTAGGTATATGAGTTCTATTTCTTCTTTAATTGTCATGTTAATAGTGATTCTCATATTGGTTTATTATAGACTTAATAGGCGCATAGAGATTTTAGAAAAAAAGATTTCTGATTTATCTAAAAAAGAAATTCCTTCAGTTGAGAAGACTGAAAATGAAGATAACATCCCAGAACCCATCCAATTTATCAGTCAAAATACCGGAGTTGAAAGCCCAAATATCATTGCAACCAATTTTGAAGAACCCGAACCACAGAAAGATTGGCTGACCCCTATTTTTGATTTTTTAAAACAAAACGCGCTCACCATTATCGGAATTTTCACCCTTGTTTTAGGAATCGGATATTTTGTAAAATACGCCATCGACAAAAACTGGATTGGCGAGACTTCCAGAGCAGGAATTGGCTTCATTGTCGGCATCAGCATCATAGGAATCGGACATTTTTTAAGGAAAAACTACACGGTTTTTTCATCCATAATTACGGGTGGCGGTGTGGCAGTACTCTACTTTACTACAACGATTGCCTTTCGTGAGTACCAGATTTTTTCACAGAATACAGCGTTTTTGATAACATGTTTGATTACTGTGATTTCAATTGCTCTTTCCTACTATTACAAAAGTGAAATCTTAATTATATTTTCTTTATTTGGTGGATTTTTAGCACCGTTAATGATCAGCACAGGGCAAAGCAACTATATTTTCCTGTTTACTTATTTATCTGTTTTAAATATTGGAATGCTGATTATCGCTTATCTCAAACATTGGAAAAGTATTGGCTGGATCTCGCTTATTTTCACCTCAATTTATCTTTTCGCTTGGACTACAGATCATCCAATGCTGACAAGTATTCCTTTTTACAGTATTACGTATATTATATTTTATGCGTTTGCTTTACAGAATTACATTAAAAAGAATCTGTTGTTACAGCTTGATATATTAATGCTTGTACTGATTAATTTTTCGGCAGTCTCGGGTCTGGTTTATATTTTTAATGAGTTGCAAATGTTTCCTGTATCTGTATTTCCGGTTGCTTTTGCTATCATCAACGCTATTGGTTTATACAGAGAATATCAAAAGAAAAATTTCGGTATCAATTATTCAGTTTTTGCAAGCATCACTGTAAGCCTTATCACAATAGCATTTGCACTTGAGCTAAAAACTCACCTCACTACCAGTGTTTGGGCAATCGAGGCGAGCCTTCTGCTGTATATCTGGAAGAAAACAAATCATAAGATCTTCAAAGTTTTCTTTTACGTGCTTTTTCCAATGGTTATTTTATCCCAGATGATCACTTGGGCGAGGTATTTTGATTCAGCTTCTTTAAATGTGATTTTAAATCCTGTTTTTATTACAAGTCTGGTTGTGATTGGAAGCTGTTTTATGAATTTATTTTTACTGAAAAAAGATTCTGAAGAAGAAAAATCTGAATTGGAATTTTATGAAAATGTATTTAAATTTTTATGCATTTCGGTTATTTATTTCTCAGTTTTATTTGAAATTATCTATCATATTTCGGATGAAAGTTGGGTTTTTATCCTTACCATTGGTTTCCTTTTTACTTTGTATTATTTATTTGCGTTGATTTTATTCGGCAAAAAGCTGAGCATTAGCAGAGATTTCCAAACCGGAATGATTTATCTTTTTCTTTTATTGCTCTTCACACATATATCAAGTTCACAGGTTGCAACAGAAATTATCAGTAAACAAATTGAGGTGGGGTTTTACTTTATTCACTTATTGTACATTCTACCACTCATTTATTTAATTCTAAAAATAATTCCGAAATCAGATTTCATTAAAAATAACTTAGCCTATTGGGTGACCTCTTTAATTATTGTTCTTGCTTTCAGTTTCGAATTATTTAGAACATATTTATTGATTAATGCAAATAATTTGGATGAAATTTATACGCTTCAAAATCATTTCAGCATATTATATTTACCAATTACATGGGCAGTTTTGGCTTGTCTTTTCATTTATTTTGGTTTAAAAAAAGAAATTCCGGAATTCAACAAAATCGGTTTCAGTTTACTCGGAATCATGGTTTTAAAATTATACGCTTACGACGTCTGGCAAATGGATAATGTCTCAAGAATTATCGCATTTATCATCCTTGGAATCATCTTGCTCTTGAGTTCATTTATGTTCCAACGACTTAAGAATATGATCAGAAACTTGGTAGGCAAAAAAGATGAAGCTCTTGAAGAAAATCAATAG
- a CDS encoding low molecular weight protein-tyrosine-phosphatase, with protein sequence MKILMVCLGNICRSPLAEGILRSKLPDSFLVDSVGTISMHEGEIPDKRAVKTAANHGIDISKQKSRPLLISDLDKFDKIYCMDLKNLEDVISMTKNEEQRQKVHLFLEEAGNHQNSEVPDPYWGDMNDFENVFQLLDDACNKISHQLQQQVITNKV encoded by the coding sequence ATGAAAATACTAATGGTTTGTTTAGGAAATATCTGCAGAAGTCCGCTTGCTGAAGGAATTTTAAGATCTAAACTTCCTGATAGTTTTTTGGTCGATTCTGTAGGGACAATCTCCATGCATGAAGGAGAAATACCTGACAAAAGAGCCGTGAAAACCGCGGCCAATCATGGCATTGATATTTCAAAACAAAAATCCAGACCACTTCTTATATCAGATTTAGACAAATTTGATAAAATCTACTGTATGGATTTGAAAAATCTTGAAGATGTGATTTCTATGACTAAAAATGAAGAACAACGTCAGAAAGTTCATCTGTTTTTAGAAGAAGCTGGAAATCATCAAAACTCAGAAGTTCCTGATCCTTACTGGGGCGACATGAATGATTTTGAAAATGTTTTTCAGTTATTGGATGATGCCTGCAATAAAATTTCACATCAATTACAACAACAGGTTATTACTAATAAAGTATAG
- a CDS encoding D-2-hydroxyacid dehydrogenase, with translation MKVLANDGLDQSGIDALTEKGFEVITTKVPQEFLMDYINEHKIRTILVRSATQVRKELIDNCPSIEIIGRGGVGMDNIDVDYARGKGIHVINTPSASSESVAELVFAHLFSGARFLQDSNRKMPLVGDTEFASLKKAYAAGIELKGKTIGIVGMGRIGQEVAKIALGLGMRVIAADNMIGKASIKVTFYNNQFINVDIETEPLQEVLKHSDFITLHVPAQKEGFMIGKNEFDIMKAGVAIVNCSRGGVIDEAALIEALDSGKVKFAGLDVFINEPTPSKAILNHSKISLTPHTGASTLEAQDRIGLSLAEQISSILQIH, from the coding sequence ATGAAAGTTTTAGCAAACGATGGATTAGATCAATCTGGGATTGATGCATTAACGGAAAAAGGTTTTGAAGTAATCACTACAAAAGTTCCTCAGGAGTTTTTGATGGATTACATAAATGAGCACAAAATCCGTACGATTTTGGTAAGAAGCGCAACGCAGGTAAGAAAAGAATTGATTGACAATTGCCCATCTATCGAAATCATCGGTAGAGGCGGAGTAGGAATGGATAATATTGATGTAGATTATGCAAGAGGAAAAGGAATTCACGTCATCAATACCCCTTCTGCTTCTTCAGAATCTGTTGCTGAATTGGTATTTGCACATTTATTCTCAGGAGCAAGATTTTTGCAGGATTCGAACAGAAAAATGCCTTTAGTAGGTGATACAGAATTTGCTTCACTTAAAAAAGCATATGCTGCAGGTATCGAATTGAAAGGAAAAACCATCGGAATCGTTGGGATGGGAAGAATCGGGCAAGAGGTTGCAAAAATCGCTTTGGGTCTTGGTATGCGTGTTATTGCTGCTGATAATATGATCGGTAAAGCGAGTATTAAAGTGACGTTTTACAACAATCAATTCATCAATGTTGATATAGAAACTGAACCTTTACAAGAAGTTCTGAAGCATTCAGATTTTATTACCCTTCACGTTCCAGCTCAGAAAGAAGGTTTCATGATTGGTAAAAATGAATTTGATATCATGAAAGCCGGCGTGGCAATCGTAAACTGCTCAAGAGGCGGTGTGATTGACGAAGCAGCTTTGATAGAAGCTTTAGATTCAGGAAAAGTAAAATTTGCAGGTCTTGATGTTTTCATTAACGAACCTACCCCTTCAAAAGCAATCTTAAATCATTCTAAAATTTCTCTGACTCCACATACAGGAGCTTCAACTTTAGAAGCACAAGATAGAATCGGTCTTTCTTTAGCTGAGCAAATTTCAAGTATTTTACAGATTCACTAA
- the lgt gene encoding prolipoprotein diacylglyceryl transferase yields MSNIFFRIYLFAFALITQCFFAQNNPLGLSEGTLKVNSTDVPVKIFATSELVELDSFANLNNIQNTLVILNKSNVEVSHYVNSSIILGKFKANNYQFFDKDFKLIENIKVTEDNVEAFKYAAKTLNPVKSTDKVELETPFKIWDPSTGIHLGPVTLHFYSLMFIFAFGIGYFLMTKMYSIDGVDTKYVEPFFTWTLIGTILGARLGHVIFYQPELFKEDFWSVFLPISTKNGLKFTGFAGLASHGATLAVIVTTLYYSYKVIKKNPLWVFDRLGIVVAIGGAFVRMGNFFNSEIIGKPIDPNSPFALLFPQQSSEYGVTIPRYPTQLFEAVGYVTLFVILWGLYRKTDKKYQQGWLFGLFFFLLWAIRFFVEFLKEPQGDEFISFAGLNTGQILSLPFMLAGLIIMVYSKNNKIAPEADKTF; encoded by the coding sequence ATGAGTAATATTTTTTTCAGAATTTACCTTTTTGCATTTGCATTGATTACCCAGTGTTTTTTTGCACAAAATAATCCCTTAGGATTGTCTGAAGGAACTTTAAAAGTAAATTCTACTGACGTTCCGGTAAAAATTTTCGCAACTTCAGAACTTGTAGAACTTGATTCTTTTGCCAATTTAAATAACATACAGAATACTTTGGTTATTTTAAATAAATCAAATGTAGAAGTCTCACATTACGTCAACAGCTCTATTATTTTAGGGAAATTTAAAGCAAACAATTATCAATTTTTTGATAAAGATTTTAAATTAATTGAAAACATCAAAGTTACTGAAGATAATGTTGAAGCTTTTAAATATGCTGCAAAAACTCTTAATCCAGTCAAATCTACCGATAAAGTTGAGCTTGAAACTCCTTTTAAAATATGGGATCCTTCAACGGGAATTCATTTAGGGCCTGTTACTTTACACTTTTATAGTTTGATGTTCATCTTCGCTTTTGGAATCGGGTATTTCCTGATGACAAAAATGTATTCTATTGACGGAGTTGATACAAAATATGTAGAACCATTTTTCACATGGACATTAATAGGAACTATCCTTGGAGCACGGTTGGGGCACGTTATTTTTTATCAGCCAGAATTATTTAAAGAAGATTTCTGGAGTGTATTTTTACCGATCAGCACAAAAAATGGATTAAAATTTACAGGATTTGCAGGATTAGCAAGTCACGGTGCTACACTTGCAGTGATTGTAACCACACTATACTATTCTTATAAAGTCATCAAAAAAAATCCGCTTTGGGTTTTTGACAGACTGGGTATTGTAGTAGCAATTGGTGGCGCATTTGTAAGAATGGGAAATTTTTTCAACTCTGAAATCATAGGAAAACCAATTGATCCTAATTCTCCTTTCGCATTATTATTTCCACAACAAAGCAGTGAATATGGTGTTACAATTCCTCGATACCCTACTCAGTTATTTGAGGCTGTAGGTTATGTAACATTATTTGTTATTCTTTGGGGTTTATATAGAAAAACAGACAAAAAATACCAACAGGGATGGTTATTTGGTTTGTTCTTTTTCCTTCTTTGGGCAATCAGATTCTTTGTGGAATTTTTGAAAGAACCTCAGGGAGATGAATTCATTTCATTTGCAGGATTAAATACGGGACAAATTCTTTCACTACCGTTTATGTTGGCAGGTTTAATCATTATGGTGTATTCTAAAAACAATAAAATAGCTCCCGAAGCAGACAAAACTTTCTAA
- the dnaA gene encoding chromosomal replication initiator protein DnaA codes for MDENLMMIWQKCLQFMRDNLNAAEDNSDLKKLEKSFDLLFDKVQPISLVDNNLTLMVPSDFYKEYIEDNYLSLLSAALKKNIGKGVKLWYSVMENKPSGLEKPVTMNMKGKTVPTPKMQETMPQGFSSNIVNPFVVPGIKKVNIDSNLKADFSFDNYVEGESNKFASTVARSIAKRPGSTAFNPLFLYGGYGVGKTHLGQAVGLEVKSQFPDKVVLYLSSEKFIQQFISAAKAHKQTEFANFYQMVDVLIIDDIQFLSGKSATQDSFFHIFDYLHQNGKQIILTSDKAPVDIMDIQDRIVSRFKWGLSAEIKSPDLDTRRKIIVDKLSRDGIVLTEDMLDFLAAEAKTNVRELIGVINSVIAYSTIYKSELSLELLKETINKIAANQKKVINIPYIQEVVCEYFGIKREQLLSKTRKREIALPRQLAMYFAKEFTNATFTKIGEEMGGKDHSTVMYACDTIKDVSKIDKEIKKYVKELTEKIKH; via the coding sequence ATGGATGAAAATTTAATGATGATATGGCAGAAGTGCCTTCAGTTTATGCGAGATAATTTAAACGCGGCTGAAGACAATTCTGATCTTAAAAAACTCGAAAAATCCTTCGACTTACTGTTTGATAAAGTGCAGCCAATTTCATTGGTTGACAACAATCTTACATTAATGGTTCCGAGTGATTTTTACAAAGAATATATTGAAGATAATTACTTATCGTTGCTTTCTGCTGCCCTGAAGAAAAACATCGGTAAAGGCGTTAAACTTTGGTATTCGGTAATGGAAAATAAGCCAAGCGGTTTAGAAAAACCAGTTACAATGAATATGAAAGGCAAAACCGTTCCTACACCAAAAATGCAGGAAACAATGCCTCAGGGTTTTTCATCTAATATTGTTAATCCTTTCGTTGTTCCGGGAATCAAAAAAGTAAATATTGATTCTAACCTGAAAGCTGATTTTTCTTTTGATAATTATGTGGAAGGTGAGAGCAACAAGTTTGCTTCTACGGTTGCTAGATCAATTGCAAAAAGACCTGGTTCTACGGCATTTAATCCACTATTTTTGTACGGAGGTTATGGTGTTGGTAAAACTCACCTTGGTCAGGCGGTTGGTTTAGAAGTGAAAAGCCAGTTTCCGGATAAAGTGGTTCTTTATCTTTCTTCAGAAAAATTTATCCAGCAGTTTATTTCAGCTGCAAAAGCTCATAAACAGACAGAGTTTGCTAATTTTTACCAAATGGTAGATGTTTTGATTATCGATGATATTCAGTTCTTATCTGGTAAGTCTGCAACACAGGACAGCTTCTTCCATATTTTTGATTATTTACATCAAAACGGGAAGCAGATTATCTTGACTTCAGATAAAGCTCCCGTTGATATTATGGATATTCAGGACAGAATTGTTTCTCGTTTCAAATGGGGACTTTCTGCAGAAATCAAATCTCCGGATTTAGATACAAGAAGAAAAATTATCGTTGATAAACTAAGCAGGGACGGAATTGTTTTAACAGAAGATATGTTAGACTTCCTTGCCGCAGAAGCAAAAACTAACGTAAGAGAACTGATTGGGGTTATCAATTCAGTAATTGCCTATTCTACTATTTATAAATCTGAGCTAAGTCTTGAATTATTAAAGGAAACAATCAATAAGATTGCTGCCAATCAGAAAAAGGTTATCAATATTCCTTACATTCAGGAAGTTGTCTGTGAGTATTTCGGAATCAAAAGAGAACAGCTTTTATCTAAGACCAGAAAAAGAGAAATCGCTTTACCAAGACAATTAGCGATGTATTTTGCTAAAGAATTTACCAATGCAACATTTACAAAAATTGGTGAAGAGATGGGAGGAAAAGACCATTCAACAGTGATGTACGCTTGCGATACGATAAAAGATGTTTCTAAAATCGATAAGGAAATTAAAAAATACGTAAAAGAATTGACAGAGAAAATCAAGCATTAA
- a CDS encoding replication-associated recombination protein A translates to MSQNTPLAERMRPKTLDEVLGQEHLTGEKGTLRKMLQNDTLNSLILWGPPGTGKTTLAEIISEKSGRKFYKLSAVSSGVKDVRDVIDEAKKQNLFSGKSPILFIDEIHRFNKSQQDSLLHAVEKGWVVLIGATTENPSFEVVSALLSRSQVYILKALSHEKLEELIDIALERFNKDEKTDFTIKENQAFIQYSGGDGRKLINSVELVLSQFMNSETKEISNDNVMEVLQETMALYDKNGEQHYDIISAFIKSMRGGDPNGAVYWLARMIAGGEDIKFIARRMLILASEDIGLANPNALVIANSCFQAINVIGNPEARILLSETAIYLAVSPKSNSGYMAINDALAFVKKTGNLPVPLHLRNAPTKLMKDLDYGKEYKYAHSFEGNFVNQDFLPEEIKDVKFYEPGNNATEKKIYDELKKKWTNKY, encoded by the coding sequence TTGAGTCAAAATACTCCATTAGCCGAAAGAATGAGACCGAAAACTTTAGATGAAGTTTTGGGGCAGGAACATCTTACTGGCGAAAAAGGGACACTGAGGAAAATGCTGCAGAATGACACCTTAAATTCTCTCATTTTATGGGGTCCGCCTGGAACGGGTAAAACTACTCTGGCAGAAATTATTTCAGAAAAATCCGGAAGAAAATTTTATAAACTTTCTGCAGTATCATCGGGTGTAAAAGATGTACGCGATGTAATTGATGAAGCCAAAAAACAAAATTTGTTTTCCGGAAAATCACCGATTCTTTTTATTGATGAAATTCATCGTTTTAATAAATCTCAACAAGATTCATTACTTCATGCGGTAGAAAAAGGTTGGGTAGTTTTGATTGGTGCAACCACAGAAAACCCCAGTTTTGAAGTGGTTTCGGCATTGCTTTCCAGAAGTCAGGTGTATATTTTAAAAGCTTTGTCACACGAAAAATTAGAAGAACTGATTGATATTGCTCTTGAAAGATTTAATAAAGACGAAAAAACTGATTTCACAATTAAAGAAAATCAGGCTTTCATTCAATATTCAGGTGGTGACGGGAGGAAATTGATTAATTCGGTGGAATTGGTTTTGAGTCAGTTTATGAATTCTGAGACAAAAGAAATTTCTAATGATAATGTGATGGAAGTGCTTCAGGAAACGATGGCGTTGTATGATAAAAATGGAGAACAGCATTATGATATCATTTCGGCATTCATCAAATCGATGCGAGGAGGTGACCCGAATGGTGCAGTATATTGGCTTGCGAGGATGATTGCCGGTGGCGAAGATATAAAATTTATTGCCCGAAGAATGCTTATTTTGGCGTCTGAAGATATTGGTTTGGCCAATCCAAATGCTTTGGTGATTGCAAACAGTTGTTTTCAGGCGATAAATGTAATCGGAAATCCTGAAGCCAGAATTTTGTTGAGCGAAACTGCAATTTATCTGGCGGTTTCACCGAAAAGTAATTCGGGATATATGGCAATTAATGATGCATTAGCTTTTGTTAAAAAGACCGGAAATTTGCCGGTTCCGCTGCATTTGAGAAATGCACCGACTAAACTGATGAAAGATCTAGATTATGGTAAAGAATATAAATACGCTCATTCTTTCGAAGGCAATTTTGTCAATCAGGATTTTTTACCGGAAGAAATAAAAGACGTTAAGTTCTACGAGCCCGGAAATAATGCCACAGAAAAGAAAATCTACGACGAGCTCAAAAAAAAATGGACCAATAAATACTAA
- the yidD gene encoding membrane protein insertion efficiency factor YidD produces MKLTFNKIITSPLVILIRFYQWFISPLLPKNCRYEPTCSHYMVKSLQVHGIFKGFWLGLKRIAKCHPWGGSGYDPVPPKK; encoded by the coding sequence TTGAAACTTACATTCAATAAAATCATTACATCGCCTTTGGTAATTTTAATCAGATTTTACCAATGGTTTATCTCGCCTTTGCTTCCCAAAAACTGCCGATACGAGCCAACCTGTTCGCACTACATGGTTAAATCGCTGCAAGTACATGGTATATTTAAAGGGTTTTGGTTAGGATTAAAAAGAATTGCTAAGTGTCATCCCTGGGGTGGAAGCGGCTATGATCCCGTACCTCCAAAAAAATAA